A stretch of the Salvelinus fontinalis isolate EN_2023a chromosome 22, ASM2944872v1, whole genome shotgun sequence genome encodes the following:
- the LOC129819646 gene encoding claudin-4-like — translation MVNTGMQLISFTCAVTGWVMAIAVTALPQWKVSAFIGSNILTSEIKWEGIWMNCIYQTTGHMQCKTYDSILALPPDLQAARALMCVAIFLGWLSCTVSCCGMKCTTCAGDDRRAKAGIALSGGVLFILTGLCVLVPVSWTANTVVQDFYNPKVPVMYKRELGQAIYLGWASAVILMISGAVLSSTCLHIESGGREYRRGYMGRSFPNTRPSPLAPDPPKPITSNSVPLKEYV, via the coding sequence ATGGTCAACACAGGCATGCAGCTGATCAGCTTCACCTGCGCGGTGACAGGTTGGGTCATGGCCATCGCCGTGACGGCCTTGCCTCAGTGGAAGGTGTCCGCCTTTATCGGCAGCAACATCCTCACCTCCGAGATCAAGTGGGAGGGCATCTGGATGAACTGCATCTACCAGACCACGGGCCACATGCAGTGCAAGACCTACGACTCCATTCTGGCTCTGCCCCCGGACCTCCAGGCAGCTCGTGCCCTCATGTGTGTGGCAATTTTTCTGGGCTGGCTGTCCTGCACAGTGTCCTGCTGTGGAATGAAATGCACCACGTGCGCTGGCGACGACCGCCGCGCCAAGGCAGGCATCGCCCTCTCCGGCGGCGTGCTATTCATCCTGACGGGCCTGTGCGTGCTGGTGCCCGTCTCCTGGACCGCCAACACGGTGGTCCAGGACTTCTACAACCCCAAAGTGCCTGTCATGTACAAGCGAGAGCTGGGCCAGGCGATCTACCTGGGCTGGGCATCTGCGGTTATTCTGATGATCAGCGGGGCCGTGCTGAGCAGCACCTGCCTCCATATCGAGAGCGGAGGACGGGAGTACCGCCGGGGATACATGGGCCGGAGCTTTCCTAACACGCGCCCCTCCCCCCTCGCACCTGATCCTCCGAAACCTATCACCTCCAACAGCGTGCCCCTAAAGGAATATGTGTAG